In a genomic window of Prochlorococcus marinus subsp. marinus str. CCMP1375:
- the acs gene encoding acetate--CoA ligase: MSSDSSAKIETVLQEERVFNPSDETINRASIKGFAQYQKMVNSAKSDPQKFWGEAALEGLHWFKPFNTVLDWTDPPFARWFDGGKTNVSYNCLDRHVKQGKGEKIAIIWEGEPGEVRKITYKQLLEQVCRTANALKEIGIKKGDLVALYMPMVPEAAVAMLACARIGAPHSVVFGGFSSEALRDRINDGQAKAIITADGGFRKDKIISLKNAVDSALSGNSCPSVESVLVVKRTSESISFSPGRDYWWHELVPAQSIDCPAEEMDSEDRLFVLYTSGSTGKPKGVVHTTAGYNLWAHMTFQWIFDVREEEIYWCTADVGWITGHSYIVYGPLSNGSTTVMYEGVPRPSNPGAFWDLIERHKINIFYTAPTAIRAFMKSGRDIPDKYNLKSLRLLGTVGEPINPEAWIWYRDVIGGNSCPIVDTWWQTETGGVMISPLPGAIPTKPGSATLPLPGIEAEIVNAEGKSVDVNQGGYLVIKHPWPGMMRTVHGNPQRFRESYWEYLPPINGSLVYFAGDGARRDKDGYFWIMGRVDDVINVSGHRLGTMEIESALVSHNSVAEAAVVGKPDDIKGEAIVAFVTLESGANHNEKLLTDLKVHVSTEIGAIARPDEIRFTNSLPKTRSGKIMRRLLRALAAGEEVKGDTSTLEDRNVLDELRK, translated from the coding sequence ATGAGCTCTGATTCTTCAGCAAAAATTGAGACAGTACTTCAGGAAGAAAGGGTTTTTAATCCTTCTGATGAAACAATTAATCGAGCAAGTATTAAAGGTTTTGCTCAATATCAGAAGATGGTTAATTCTGCCAAGTCGGATCCTCAAAAGTTTTGGGGTGAGGCAGCTTTAGAGGGATTGCATTGGTTTAAGCCTTTTAATACTGTTTTGGATTGGACTGATCCTCCTTTTGCAAGATGGTTTGATGGAGGTAAGACAAATGTTTCATATAATTGTTTAGATCGTCATGTAAAGCAAGGGAAAGGCGAAAAAATTGCAATTATTTGGGAAGGTGAGCCTGGAGAAGTTAGGAAAATCACCTATAAGCAACTTTTAGAACAAGTATGTCGCACAGCTAATGCATTAAAAGAAATTGGTATTAAAAAAGGTGATTTGGTTGCACTGTATATGCCAATGGTCCCTGAGGCTGCTGTGGCTATGCTTGCTTGCGCCAGAATAGGGGCTCCTCATTCTGTAGTTTTTGGAGGTTTCTCTTCAGAAGCTTTACGAGACCGAATAAATGATGGCCAAGCAAAAGCAATTATTACTGCAGATGGTGGTTTTCGTAAAGATAAAATAATCTCCTTAAAAAATGCTGTTGATTCTGCTTTGTCGGGGAATAGTTGTCCAAGCGTTGAATCTGTTTTAGTAGTAAAAAGAACTTCTGAAAGTATTTCCTTTAGTCCTGGTAGAGATTATTGGTGGCATGAGTTAGTACCTGCTCAATCAATAGATTGCCCTGCTGAAGAAATGGATAGCGAGGATAGACTTTTTGTTCTTTATACGTCAGGTTCCACAGGAAAGCCAAAAGGTGTTGTTCATACTACGGCAGGTTATAACTTGTGGGCCCATATGACTTTTCAGTGGATTTTTGATGTTCGTGAAGAGGAAATTTATTGGTGCACAGCTGATGTTGGATGGATTACCGGGCATAGCTACATCGTTTATGGTCCATTGTCTAATGGTTCAACAACTGTCATGTATGAAGGCGTACCACGCCCTTCCAACCCAGGAGCATTTTGGGATCTTATAGAACGTCATAAGATCAATATTTTTTATACTGCGCCAACAGCCATTAGAGCTTTTATGAAATCTGGTAGGGATATCCCAGATAAATATAATTTGAAAAGTTTGAGATTACTAGGAACAGTTGGCGAACCTATTAATCCAGAAGCTTGGATTTGGTATAGAGATGTTATAGGAGGCAATTCCTGTCCAATTGTTGATACTTGGTGGCAGACAGAGACTGGCGGTGTGATGATAAGTCCTTTGCCTGGCGCAATTCCTACTAAGCCTGGCTCAGCAACTCTCCCTTTGCCCGGTATAGAGGCTGAAATAGTTAATGCTGAAGGCAAATCTGTAGATGTTAATCAAGGTGGGTATTTAGTTATCAAACATCCTTGGCCTGGAATGATGAGAACGGTTCATGGAAACCCTCAAAGATTTCGTGAAAGTTATTGGGAGTATTTGCCTCCAATTAATGGAAGCCTTGTTTATTTTGCCGGTGATGGTGCTAGACGAGATAAGGATGGCTATTTTTGGATCATGGGAAGGGTTGATGATGTAATTAATGTATCTGGACACCGTTTAGGAACTATGGAAATAGAGTCTGCTCTTGTAAGCCATAATTCAGTTGCTGAAGCAGCAGTTGTAGGAAAACCAGATGATATTAAAGGAGAAGCAATTGTTGCGTTCGTGACTTTGGAGTCAGGAGCAAATCACAACGAAAAGCTTTTAACTGATTTAAAAGTACATGTAAGTACGGAAATAGGAGCTATTGCTAGGCCGGATGAAATTCGTTTTACCAATTCTTTACCAAAAACAAGGAGTGGAAAAATTATGCGGCGATTACTTAGAGCATTAGCAGCAGGTGAGGAAGTTAAGGGAGACACAAGTACATTAGAAGATAGGAATGTTTTAGATGAACTTAGGAAGTGA
- the sds gene encoding solanesyl diphosphate synthase: MATVTELLQPIEIDLEHLLKDLRDLIGAGHPILQAAAEHLFSAGGKRIRPGIVLLISKALSAEGELSSKHRRLAEITEMIHTASLVHDDVLDEASTRRGVDTVHNRFDHKVAVLAGDFLFAQASWHLANLDNLDVVKLLSRVIMDLAEGEVKQGIYRFDPNQSLDVYLEKSYCKTASLIANSAQAVGVLSNESDYHLKCLYNFGKQLGLAFQVVDDILDFTSDDKQLGKPAASDLSAGYLTAPALYALEENPSFKELIIREFSNEGDLDHAMELVRESNAIIRSRKLAENFAKNSYESIKWMPDSPSKRALLDLPEYVLGRLF; encoded by the coding sequence ATGGCCACAGTAACTGAGTTGCTTCAGCCTATTGAGATAGATCTAGAGCATCTACTCAAAGATCTTCGTGACCTTATAGGAGCTGGCCATCCTATTTTGCAAGCAGCTGCTGAGCATTTATTTAGTGCTGGTGGAAAGCGTATTAGGCCAGGAATAGTTCTTTTGATATCAAAAGCTTTATCGGCGGAAGGCGAATTGTCATCCAAACATCGCAGGTTGGCAGAGATTACTGAGATGATTCATACAGCATCATTGGTGCATGATGATGTGCTTGATGAAGCTTCGACGCGTAGAGGAGTGGATACAGTCCATAATCGCTTTGATCACAAAGTTGCTGTATTAGCAGGAGATTTTCTTTTTGCACAAGCAAGTTGGCACCTAGCAAATTTGGATAACTTAGATGTAGTTAAACTGCTTAGTAGAGTAATAATGGATTTGGCTGAAGGAGAAGTTAAGCAAGGAATTTATAGATTTGATCCTAATCAATCATTAGATGTTTATTTAGAGAAAAGTTATTGTAAAACGGCATCATTAATTGCCAATAGTGCCCAAGCTGTAGGGGTTTTAAGCAATGAGTCGGATTACCATTTAAAATGTCTATATAATTTCGGAAAGCAATTAGGACTTGCTTTTCAGGTTGTTGACGATATTTTGGATTTCACTTCTGATGATAAGCAATTAGGTAAACCTGCAGCAAGTGATTTGTCAGCTGGATATTTAACAGCCCCAGCTCTTTATGCATTAGAGGAGAATCCATCATTTAAGGAATTAATAATAAGAGAGTTTTCCAATGAAGGTGACCTTGATCATGCAATGGAACTTGTTAGAGAATCTAATGCAATAATTAGATCGAGGAAATTAGCAGAGAACTTTGCTAAAAACTCTTATGAATCAATTAAATGGATGCCAGATTCACCTTCAAAAAGGGCATTGCTTGATTTGCCAGAATATGTATTAGGCAGACTTTTTTAA
- the murI gene encoding glutamate racemase, protein MRLGIFDSGIGGFTVLKSIQERHSSFRSIYLADTQRVPFGTKQPSEIRQIALEISKWLCRQNINAVVVACNTTNSVALDVVKNNVEVPVFDLIGSTSELIHESRIGILATPSTVASKAYSKEILSSKPFSFVLEEGCPEFVPMIERGQINSSEVRGAIVNHLEPLIKENVEAIVLGCSHFPLLKPIFKELMPSNIRLIDPSLNLAKKLDTLITPSVNEVDLARKPIDIHFCVTSDPSQFSDKASHWLGIRPEVEVISLRSHSCVF, encoded by the coding sequence TTGCGTTTAGGTATATTTGATAGTGGTATTGGAGGCTTTACGGTACTTAAAAGTATCCAGGAAAGACATTCATCTTTTAGAAGTATTTATTTAGCTGATACTCAAAGAGTTCCTTTTGGGACAAAACAACCATCTGAAATCAGACAAATAGCTTTGGAAATATCTAAATGGTTATGTCGTCAAAATATAAATGCAGTTGTTGTAGCCTGCAATACAACAAATTCTGTTGCTCTTGATGTCGTTAAAAATAATGTAGAAGTTCCAGTCTTTGATTTAATTGGATCAACATCAGAGCTTATTCATGAATCTAGGATAGGGATATTGGCAACGCCTTCCACAGTTGCTTCTAAGGCATATTCAAAAGAAATCTTATCCTCTAAACCGTTTTCTTTTGTTTTAGAAGAAGGTTGCCCGGAGTTTGTTCCAATGATTGAAAGAGGCCAAATAAATTCTTCTGAGGTTAGGGGAGCCATTGTCAATCATTTGGAACCGCTTATAAAAGAAAATGTAGAAGCAATAGTTCTTGGCTGTAGTCACTTTCCATTATTAAAACCAATTTTTAAAGAATTAATGCCTTCTAATATTCGTTTAATCGATCCTTCGCTCAATTTGGCAAAGAAATTAGATACTTTGATAACTCCTTCGGTAAACGAAGTAGATTTGGCAAGAAAGCCCATTGATATTCACTTCTGTGTCACTTCTGATCCTTCACAATTCTCCGACAAGGCATCCCATTGGTTAGGAATTAGACCCGAGGTTGAAGTTATTTCTCTGCGTTCTCACTCATGCGTCTTCTAA
- a CDS encoding N-acetylmuramoyl-L-alanine amidase family protein: MELKKARSLIGLLVLSSFISLFNVFPSNAASVLAAWLITSDGVLKLRTASKAKLEAYFQRGQGNTGDRIWIDFPGELIKPRKLKGNGPIDEIRLGKPFKGNTRLVIEFNKSVSLNPYKLKLVGTSENLWKLDFVGLNKVGIKSIGEGSLSRSSKNSYISNVRSKTLSNKLNSENLPNIPNGKYKIIVDPGHGGPDPGAKGLNGLIETDIVLEISRQVSRLLREKGINVKLTRYRDIDVDLQQRVSIANRSNADAFISIHANASRGNRRDISGIETFFYRGYKGRTLASNIQKQLLMISEGSPNRGVRQSNFFVIRHTNMPAALVEVGFITGRLDARLLSQTSYRKKIAFAISKGIINYLRQVY; the protein is encoded by the coding sequence ATGGAATTGAAGAAAGCAAGATCCCTTATTGGCCTGCTTGTACTTAGTTCATTTATTTCTTTATTTAATGTATTTCCTTCCAATGCAGCCAGTGTTCTTGCTGCCTGGCTTATTACTTCCGATGGGGTATTGAAATTACGTACAGCATCAAAAGCAAAATTAGAAGCCTATTTTCAACGTGGCCAAGGAAATACAGGAGACCGTATTTGGATTGATTTCCCAGGTGAATTAATTAAGCCAAGAAAACTTAAAGGAAATGGACCAATCGATGAAATAAGACTTGGAAAACCTTTTAAAGGAAATACAAGATTAGTAATTGAATTTAATAAAAGTGTTTCTTTAAATCCTTACAAACTTAAATTAGTAGGAACATCTGAAAATCTATGGAAGCTAGATTTCGTTGGACTTAATAAAGTTGGAATAAAAAGTATTGGAGAGGGAAGTCTATCCAGATCTTCAAAGAATTCATATATATCAAATGTTCGTTCAAAAACATTATCTAATAAACTTAATTCAGAAAACCTTCCTAATATACCTAATGGTAAATATAAAATTATTGTAGATCCTGGACATGGTGGACCTGACCCTGGAGCTAAGGGTCTTAATGGTTTAATTGAGACTGATATTGTTCTTGAGATATCGAGACAAGTTTCTCGTTTACTTAGAGAAAAAGGTATTAATGTAAAATTAACCAGATATAGGGATATTGATGTTGATTTACAACAAAGAGTATCAATAGCCAATCGTTCTAATGCCGATGCTTTTATTAGTATTCATGCAAATGCTTCAAGAGGTAATCGCAGAGATATTAGTGGAATAGAGACGTTTTTCTATAGAGGATATAAGGGTAGAACACTCGCTTCAAATATACAAAAACAGCTCCTTATGATTTCTGAGGGTAGTCCAAATCGCGGTGTTAGACAGAGCAATTTTTTTGTAATACGTCACACTAATATGCCTGCAGCTTTGGTTGAGGTTGGCTTTATTACTGGAAGATTAGATGCACGTTTATTATCACAGACAAGTTACAGAAAAAAAATTGCATTTGCTATATCAAAGGGAATAATCAACTATCTGAGGCAGGTCTATTGA
- a CDS encoding carbon-nitrogen hydrolase family protein — MADFLAAAVQITSTSDIEANFSLAEEQIELASRRGAELVGLPENFAFLGNDQQRLDISASLAEQCSQFLVTMARRYQIFLLGGGFPVPAGDGQRTLNRAELVGRDGQLLGRYDKIHLFDVDLPDGNKYRESETIISGKKLPSVINLPGLCKVGISICYDVRFPELYRHLVNEGAELLMIPATFTAFTGKDHWQVLLQSRAIENTAYVVAPAQTGLHYGRRQSHGHAMIIDPWGTVLADAGVQQGSAIAPVDTSRVQSIRNQMPCLKHRKPELF, encoded by the coding sequence TTGGCGGATTTTCTAGCAGCGGCAGTTCAAATAACAAGTACCTCTGACATTGAGGCAAATTTCTCTTTGGCTGAAGAGCAAATAGAACTTGCTTCTCGGCGAGGAGCAGAGTTAGTTGGCTTGCCAGAGAATTTTGCTTTTTTGGGAAATGATCAACAACGATTAGATATTTCTGCATCTCTAGCTGAGCAGTGCAGTCAATTTTTGGTGACGATGGCTAGGAGATATCAAATATTTCTTTTAGGTGGTGGATTCCCAGTTCCTGCAGGAGATGGCCAGCGGACCCTTAACAGAGCTGAATTAGTAGGTAGAGATGGTCAGCTTTTAGGTAGATATGACAAGATTCATTTGTTTGATGTGGATTTGCCAGATGGGAACAAATATAGAGAATCCGAAACTATTATTTCCGGGAAGAAGTTGCCTTCGGTTATTAATCTTCCTGGTTTATGTAAGGTCGGAATATCGATTTGTTACGACGTTCGTTTCCCTGAACTTTATAGGCATCTTGTAAATGAAGGTGCAGAGTTGTTAATGATTCCTGCGACCTTTACAGCTTTTACAGGTAAAGATCACTGGCAAGTTTTGCTTCAGTCTAGAGCTATCGAAAACACAGCTTATGTCGTTGCTCCAGCTCAAACTGGTTTACATTATGGTCGGCGTCAAAGTCATGGTCACGCAATGATTATTGATCCTTGGGGAACTGTGCTTGCTGATGCAGGAGTTCAACAAGGTTCAGCTATAGCACCAGTAGATACTTCTAGAGTTCAAAGTATAAGGAATCAAATGCCTTGTCTAAAACATAGGAAACCAGAACTTTTTTAA
- a CDS encoding 2-phosphosulfolactate phosphatase family protein — protein MELSYFHVAKDVPSGIKPETSVVIDVLRATTTIACALNNGAEAVQTFADLDNLKEQASCWPLSKRLLLGERGGKKIDGFDLGNSPLAVTSNVVKGKRLFMSTTNGTRSLERVKESKSLYTMSFINRKAVAEKLISNQSKSVLILGSGWEGAYSLEDSLAAGALASFLLNKNPNSVHILNDELSAAVALWSCWENNIEGCLRNATHGKRLERLGNHDDDFTCCSELDKICVVPTQREKGVLCSL, from the coding sequence ATGGAGCTTTCTTATTTTCATGTAGCTAAAGATGTCCCATCGGGAATTAAACCTGAAACTTCAGTTGTAATTGATGTGCTTAGAGCCACTACGACCATTGCTTGTGCTTTAAACAATGGAGCTGAGGCTGTGCAAACATTTGCTGACTTAGATAATCTTAAAGAACAAGCGTCTTGTTGGCCATTGTCCAAAAGGCTTCTTTTGGGAGAGCGAGGCGGTAAGAAAATTGACGGTTTTGATCTAGGTAATTCACCTTTGGCAGTTACTAGTAATGTTGTAAAGGGGAAAAGATTATTTATGAGTACTACAAACGGAACTCGCTCTTTAGAAAGAGTAAAAGAATCAAAATCACTTTATACAATGTCTTTTATCAACAGGAAAGCAGTAGCAGAAAAATTAATTTCAAATCAATCCAAAAGCGTCTTAATTCTTGGGAGTGGATGGGAGGGAGCGTATTCCTTGGAGGATTCACTCGCAGCTGGAGCACTTGCTTCTTTTCTTTTAAACAAAAATCCAAATTCTGTTCACATACTTAATGATGAATTATCTGCCGCAGTAGCTCTTTGGTCTTGTTGGGAGAACAATATAGAAGGATGTCTTCGTAATGCCACTCATGGCAAACGACTCGAGAGACTAGGGAATCATGATGATGATTTCACTTGTTGTTCAGAACTCGATAAGATATGTGTTGTGCCAACTCAAAGAGAAAAAGGAGTACTATGTTCTCTTTGA
- a CDS encoding UbiD family decarboxylase yields MNVFQNGVGSQDMRDFLSLLEKKGQLRRISKPVDPDLELAAISDRVLSMGGPALLFENVIGSSMPVAINLLGTIERVVWSMGLSSQDELEGLGKKLSYLQQPEPPKGIKKTIEFGGILWDLLQARPDLDLTPPCHQRLLKGEDVNLDKLPLIRPWPGDAGKIITFGLVITKDPETNTPNVGVYRLQQQSINTMTVHWLSVRGGARHLRKASAMGKKLEVAIAIGVHPLILMAAATPIPVTLSEWLFAGLYAGKGVRLSNCKTVNLQVPSHSEIVLEGTIAPGEEMNDGPFGDHMGFYGGIEKSPLIRFHCITSRKDPIYLTTFSGRPPKEEAMLAIALNRIYTPILRRQINEITDFFLPMEALSYKLAIISIDKSYPGQARRAAMAFWSALPQFTYTKFVVVVDSTINVRDPRQVVWAISSLVDPQRDLLVMENTPFDSLDFASENIGLGGRLAIDATTKVGPEKNHEWGNPLIHSSNLSKKIDERWNELGLSDLKPNHADPSLFGYVIDEIIKFNQITKS; encoded by the coding sequence ATGAATGTTTTTCAAAATGGAGTCGGTTCTCAAGACATGAGGGATTTTTTATCTCTTCTAGAGAAGAAAGGGCAATTGAGAAGAATTAGCAAACCTGTAGATCCAGACCTGGAACTCGCTGCAATTAGTGATCGTGTCCTTTCTATGGGAGGACCTGCACTTCTGTTCGAAAATGTGATTGGATCTTCTATGCCAGTTGCTATAAATCTATTAGGAACGATTGAGAGAGTCGTTTGGAGTATGGGGCTAAGTTCTCAAGATGAGCTTGAGGGGCTAGGGAAAAAATTGTCCTATTTACAACAACCAGAACCGCCTAAAGGTATTAAAAAAACAATCGAATTTGGAGGAATACTATGGGATCTTCTTCAGGCACGTCCAGATTTGGATTTAACACCTCCTTGTCATCAAAGACTGCTAAAAGGAGAAGATGTAAACCTAGATAAATTGCCCTTAATAAGACCATGGCCTGGCGATGCTGGTAAAATCATTACTTTTGGTTTAGTAATTACAAAAGATCCAGAAACAAATACTCCAAACGTAGGCGTTTACAGACTTCAACAACAATCTATAAATACAATGACAGTACACTGGTTAAGTGTAAGAGGGGGTGCTCGTCATCTACGTAAAGCCTCAGCAATGGGCAAGAAGTTAGAAGTGGCAATAGCTATTGGTGTCCATCCTCTTATCTTGATGGCTGCTGCAACTCCTATACCTGTCACTTTAAGTGAATGGCTTTTTGCCGGGCTATACGCAGGGAAAGGAGTTCGATTAAGCAACTGTAAAACAGTTAACTTGCAAGTACCTAGTCATAGTGAAATTGTTCTTGAAGGGACTATTGCTCCTGGGGAAGAAATGAATGACGGGCCATTTGGAGACCACATGGGTTTTTATGGTGGGATAGAAAAATCACCTCTAATCCGGTTCCATTGCATAACCAGTAGAAAAGATCCTATTTACTTGACTACTTTTAGTGGCAGGCCACCAAAAGAAGAAGCTATGCTCGCTATTGCATTGAATAGAATATATACGCCTATACTACGTAGACAAATTAACGAAATTACCGATTTCTTTCTGCCTATGGAGGCACTAAGTTATAAATTAGCAATTATTTCAATTGACAAGAGTTACCCGGGTCAAGCAAGAAGAGCTGCTATGGCATTCTGGAGTGCATTGCCTCAGTTTACTTATACAAAGTTTGTTGTTGTAGTTGATTCAACAATAAATGTTAGAGACCCTCGTCAAGTTGTATGGGCAATATCCAGCTTAGTCGACCCTCAAAGAGATCTATTGGTAATGGAGAATACACCTTTCGATAGCCTTGATTTTGCAAGTGAAAACATAGGTCTTGGAGGGAGACTAGCTATAGATGCAACAACGAAGGTTGGACCTGAAAAAAATCATGAATGGGGAAATCCTTTGATTCATTCAAGTAATCTTTCTAAAAAGATAGATGAGCGATGGAATGAACTTGGACTTTCTGACTTAAAGCCAAACCATGCTGACCCATCATTATTTGGATATGTGATAGATGAAATAATAAAATTCAATCAAATCACAAAATCATAA
- the aroA gene encoding 3-phosphoshikimate 1-carboxyvinyltransferase codes for MHLSLIENPSSLRDITPGGSLIGNVKVPGDKSISHRSLLFSAVAEGETTIEGLLPAEDPISTANCLKAMGVKISPISKGEIVKVQGVGLDGLNEPDDVLDCGNSGTTMRLLLGLIVGREGRHFVLTGDNSLKSRPMKRVGHPLKMMGAHVNGRAKGDFAPISIVGKQLHGAVIGTPVASAQIKSAILLAALTAEGSTTVIEPANSRDHTERMLKAFGANLEISGEMGRHITLKPGVKLKGTQIVVPGDISSAAFWLIAGSIIPKSDITIENIGLNPTRTGILEVLDNMGANIQLLNKREVAGEPVGDIRVTYSEQLKSFTLDNEIMPRLIDEVPILIVAACFCDGISQITGASELRIKETDRLQVMTRQLKKMGAKIEEKADGLTINGSQSLHGANLDSESDHRIAMSLGIASLLADSNSSIFRSDAASVSYPEFWSDLERLRN; via the coding sequence GTGCACTTGAGCTTAATAGAGAACCCATCATCATTAAGAGACATAACACCTGGAGGAAGTCTTATTGGGAACGTAAAGGTACCTGGAGATAAATCAATATCTCATAGATCTCTCTTATTTAGTGCAGTGGCAGAAGGAGAGACAACGATAGAAGGCCTTTTACCAGCAGAAGATCCAATTAGCACAGCTAATTGCTTGAAAGCAATGGGAGTCAAGATAAGTCCAATTAGTAAAGGTGAAATTGTCAAAGTACAAGGTGTTGGATTAGATGGATTAAATGAGCCAGACGATGTACTTGATTGTGGGAACTCTGGCACGACAATGAGATTATTACTTGGTTTAATAGTTGGCAGGGAAGGGAGACACTTCGTTTTAACTGGTGACAATTCTTTAAAAAGTAGACCAATGAAACGAGTGGGTCATCCACTAAAGATGATGGGAGCACATGTCAATGGTCGTGCTAAAGGAGACTTTGCACCAATTTCTATTGTGGGCAAACAACTTCATGGAGCAGTTATAGGGACGCCTGTGGCAAGTGCTCAAATTAAATCTGCAATTCTACTTGCTGCTTTGACGGCAGAAGGTTCAACTACAGTTATTGAACCTGCAAATTCAAGAGATCACACAGAAAGAATGCTGAAAGCATTCGGAGCTAATCTTGAAATAAGTGGTGAGATGGGTCGCCATATAACATTGAAACCCGGAGTAAAATTAAAAGGCACTCAAATTGTTGTGCCAGGAGATATCAGTTCCGCTGCTTTCTGGTTAATTGCAGGGTCAATAATACCTAAATCAGATATTACAATTGAGAACATTGGACTTAATCCAACTAGGACCGGAATACTTGAAGTGTTAGATAATATGGGTGCAAATATCCAGTTGTTAAACAAAAGAGAAGTTGCAGGCGAACCGGTTGGAGACATCAGAGTCACTTATTCTGAGCAACTTAAATCTTTTACTCTCGACAATGAAATCATGCCAAGACTAATTGATGAGGTGCCAATACTTATAGTTGCTGCATGTTTCTGCGATGGTATAAGCCAAATTACAGGTGCTAGTGAATTACGTATTAAAGAGACAGATCGTCTTCAAGTAATGACAAGGCAACTAAAAAAGATGGGGGCAAAAATTGAAGAAAAAGCAGATGGCTTGACAATTAATGGTAGCCAAAGCCTACATGGAGCCAACCTAGACAGTGAATCAGACCATCGGATTGCGATGAGTCTTGGAATAGCCTCTCTTTTAGCAGATAGTAATTCATCAATATTTCGAAGCGATGCTGCTTCAGTCTCATACCCAGAATTCTGGAGTGATCTTGAAAGACTTAGAAATTGA
- a CDS encoding MnmC family methyltransferase, whose translation MKDLEIESTNFYEKLNHLDIIKTKDGSISLKSSEFKEPFHCSLGAKKEALEKFIYPSDLKNYERSKNLFTLDVCFGMGYNTACLMEELHNHKISLNWWGLEKDKSPLTIALNKDIYTSGWSNETLSNLKAIQCLNHWKTKSGEGQMLWGDARQQIHLIPHEIKFDLIFLDPFSPQKCPELWTEEFLKTLSRKLSKKGRIITYCTAAAIRATLRRTGLEIRSILPTNLHLRDWSIGTIASKDFEIEKNTANSVNLWQSLTQMEEAHLKTNASIPYRDPHGKSSKEEILKRRAIEQQSSNFEATSSWKKRWINTKSN comes from the coding sequence TTGAAAGACTTAGAAATTGAGTCAACAAACTTCTATGAAAAGTTGAATCACCTAGATATAATTAAAACGAAAGACGGAAGCATAAGTCTAAAAAGTTCCGAATTTAAAGAACCTTTTCATTGCTCATTGGGTGCCAAGAAAGAAGCTCTTGAAAAATTTATCTATCCATCTGACTTAAAAAACTATGAGAGAAGTAAAAATCTTTTTACTTTAGATGTTTGTTTTGGCATGGGGTATAACACAGCTTGTCTAATGGAAGAGTTACATAACCATAAAATATCACTAAATTGGTGGGGGCTAGAAAAAGATAAAAGTCCACTTACTATTGCTCTGAATAAAGATATATATACCTCTGGCTGGTCAAATGAAACTTTAAGCAATTTAAAAGCTATCCAATGCTTAAATCACTGGAAAACTAAATCAGGGGAAGGTCAGATGTTATGGGGAGATGCCCGACAGCAAATCCATTTAATTCCTCATGAAATAAAATTCGATCTAATATTCCTGGATCCATTTTCCCCTCAAAAATGTCCAGAGCTATGGACTGAAGAGTTTTTGAAAACCCTTTCAAGGAAGCTTTCTAAAAAAGGGCGGATAATCACTTATTGCACTGCAGCTGCTATAAGAGCAACTTTAAGAAGAACTGGATTGGAAATAAGATCAATTTTGCCCACTAACTTACATCTCAGAGATTGGAGCATAGGGACAATAGCCTCAAAAGATTTTGAGATAGAAAAGAACACAGCAAATAGTGTTAATTTATGGCAATCGCTCACTCAAATGGAGGAAGCACATTTAAAAACTAATGCTTCAATCCCCTATAGAGATCCACATGGGAAGTCGTCAAAAGAAGAAATCCTCAAAAGAAGAGCAATAGAACAGCAAAGCAGTAATTTTGAAGCTACTAGTTCCTGGAAAAAACGTTGGATAAATACAAAATCCAACTAA